TCTCCGGCGACCGGAGGCTCGACTGGCATGGCTCTCAAGAAAAGGAGATCCCGGAAGCGGCGCAATAGAGGCGCAACGGGGCCACGGTTCGAGGGGCCCGCGCTACGGAGTTACGTGGGCGACTACTACACCATCCTGCGTCTAAATGACTATCGCCGCGATATTTCGCACCGCCGGTCCGCTGACGCACGGTTGGTATGTCGAGTGCACGTTGTCCGCGGGTCACCGCGGCTATTGAGCCCTTGGAGCGCCGGTGGAATCTCACGCTGACTTTGTGAAGCGGTTTGGAGATCTGGTTGCGCTGCTCCGGGTCGACCCCGGCAACGATGCCGCCCAGGACCTGGCGCTCGCCGCCGCCTGCCGAGCCGTATCGGCGCGCGCCGTGAGCGTCGAGGGCGGCGTAGAGCGCGGCATTCCCGACGACGGGCTCTCGCTTTCCGGCCGCCTGCGCGCGCGGCAGATCGACGCGCTGCACGTAGCGGCGGGCGCGAGCGCGCGAGAGTTGCTGGTGCTGGCGCGCGCGCTCTCGCACGATACCACCCCGGTCGTGGCCAGCGCGCACGTGCGGATCGAGGCGCTGGTCGCGGTCGCGCGTGCGGGCTTCGATTTTACCGGCGGTCCCGCGAGCGATCCGCTCGGACCCCCGCGTGACGACACCGACCGCCGGCATTGGCTCGAGCGCCGCCGCGCATTCGGGGCCCGCTGGCGAGCGCGCGAGCATCGCACTGCCGCTGACCGCCGCGCCCGCGGCGAGCGCCGCCTTCGCGCCCTCAAGCATCACGAAATCGAAATCGCGCAACTCCTCAACCGACTCGATCACGCCGCGCTCCTCAGCAGTTGGAAGCACGCGCTCGAGCTGGCCGATTGCCTGCGCGCGTACGCGCCGCGGGTCCCGGCAGAAGCGCGGCGGACGTTCGGCATCGTGGCGCGTCGCCACCTCCCGCCCGCCGCGCTCGACGGGATGGTGGGCGTGGCGCTCCGCGAGCCCGGCCTCCGCAACGCCGCCGCGGGCGTGCTCCAATGGGCCGGGCTGGCCGGCGCCGAGGTCATGCTTGCGGCCATCTGCCGGAGCGAGGGCGTGGCGGGGAGCGAGTTCCTCTACGACGCGCTGGGGGAAATGGACGAGGCGTTCGTGTGCGTGGCGCCGCTGCTCGCGAGCCTGCACTGGCACGAGGTGCGTCACGCCGCGCTCATCCTGGGCCGCCAGCGCAGGCCTGAGGCCCTCGAACCGCTGCAACGGCGCCTCGGCCACGGCGATGAGCGCGTGCGGGCGGCGGTGCTGCACGCGTTGGCGGAATTTCCGCTCGATGCATCGGCCGATGCGTTCCGATCCGCCCTCGCGCATCCCTCTGCGGGCACGCGCGCGGCCGCTGCTGCGGCACTCGCCCGCCCCGAGGCAGCGGCCTTCGCCGACGCGCTCACCTCGGCGCTCCGGCAGGAGCGCGATGCCGCCGCCTGGGCTGCCGTGGCGCGCGCCCTCGGCGCGATCGCGTCGGCGGACACATGCGACGCGCTGGCGAGCGCCGCCCTCGCGCGGCGCAAGCTCTTTGCGATGCGTGGATTCGGCGTGACCCGGCGCCGCGCCGCGGTGGCCGCACTGGCGCGGGCGTCCGGCGGGCTTGCGGCGGCAGCACTGGAGCGGGTGGCGCGGGAGGGTGATGCTCCGGTCCGGGAGGCCGCGCGCGCGGCGCTCGCCTCCCGGTACAAGGCCGTTACCGCTCCCTAGCGGCTACTGCTTGGTGACCGTGTAGTCCGCGATATGCAGGTCCAGGTTGTGATTGATCCTGAGTCCCACGATGCCGGCCGCATCGAAGAGTCGCGGGTCGGCATTGTAGACCTCCCGCCCGTTCACCATGAAGCTCGCCTTGTCCGGCGCCATGACCACCTCGAGGTCGTTGGTGGCCTTGCCGCTCCGGTCGGCGTGCACGATCGCGGGATGGCGCGACCACCCCGAAATGATGCTCGAGGTACTGTCGCCGCTGCGGCGCTTTATGAGGTACCGGCCGTCCCCGCGGATCATGAAGTAGGTGTATTGCCGGGCAGGGCCGTCTAGGTTCTTTCCGCCGATGAAAATCCCGTAGCCCTCCGGATGGGGTGGCGCCTTGGTCTGGGTGAACGTGACC
The sequence above is a segment of the Gemmatimonadales bacterium genome. Coding sequences within it:
- a CDS encoding HEAT repeat domain-containing protein, coding for MKRFGDLVALLRVDPGNDAAQDLALAAACRAVSARAVSVEGGVERGIPDDGLSLSGRLRARQIDALHVAAGASARELLVLARALSHDTTPVVASAHVRIEALVAVARAGFDFTGGPASDPLGPPRDDTDRRHWLERRRAFGARWRAREHRTAADRRARGERRLRALKHHEIEIAQLLNRLDHAALLSSWKHALELADCLRAYAPRVPAEARRTFGIVARRHLPPAALDGMVGVALREPGLRNAAAGVLQWAGLAGAEVMLAAICRSEGVAGSEFLYDALGEMDEAFVCVAPLLASLHWHEVRHAALILGRQRRPEALEPLQRRLGHGDERVRAAVLHALAEFPLDASADAFRSALAHPSAGTRAAAAAALARPEAAAFADALTSALRQERDAAAWAAVARALGAIASADTCDALASAALARRKLFAMRGFGVTRRRAAVAALARASGGLAAAALERVAREGDAPVREAARAALASRYKAVTAP